In Methanosphaera sp. ISO3-F5, a genomic segment contains:
- a CDS encoding pyridoxal phosphate-dependent aminotransferase, with amino-acid sequence MNIGADRVKDINLSQVRKMFEQASPTAINLALGEPDFDCPKHIIESLKNALDNNFTHYSQNKGEPKLRESIARKLNKDNDIRVSSDDVIVTVGASEALYSSIQALVNPGDDVLIPDPGFLSYAECVRLAGANSVPVKSSSKNGFKTTVSDVEDALTPDTKAIVINSPCNPTGAVMEKEDIKAISDLATDKEFIIFSDEIYEKIIYGKKHYSFQSFTDNAVTINGFSKAYAMTGLRVGYCASSPEIIEEILKVHQYNVACIDTATQVACNTALTGSQDCVSEMTSEFRRRRDLVVGSLNDMGLDCVMPDGAFYVFFHHDNPVDFVQKAVKEDVIMVPGGAFGSMGEEFIRLSYAQSYENLEEAMRRLEKIV; translated from the coding sequence ATGAATATTGGAGCAGATAGAGTTAAAGATATTAATTTATCACAGGTACGTAAAATGTTTGAACAGGCTAGTCCTACTGCTATTAATCTAGCACTTGGTGAACCTGATTTTGATTGTCCAAAACATATTATTGAATCATTGAAGAATGCATTGGATAATAATTTTACTCATTATTCACAGAATAAGGGTGAACCAAAGTTACGTGAAAGTATTGCTCGTAAATTAAATAAAGATAATGATATCAGAGTTTCCAGTGATGATGTGATTGTTACTGTTGGTGCTAGTGAAGCTTTATATTCTAGTATTCAGGCACTTGTTAATCCGGGTGATGATGTTTTAATTCCAGATCCTGGTTTTTTATCTTATGCTGAGTGTGTACGTCTTGCTGGTGCAAATAGTGTTCCTGTTAAGTCAAGTAGCAAAAATGGGTTTAAAACTACAGTATCTGATGTTGAGGATGCTCTTACTCCGGACACTAAGGCAATTGTAATTAATTCTCCTTGTAATCCTACTGGTGCTGTTATGGAAAAAGAGGATATTAAGGCTATTAGTGATCTTGCTACTGATAAGGAATTTATTATTTTTTCTGATGAAATCTATGAGAAGATTATTTATGGTAAGAAACATTATAGTTTCCAGAGTTTTACTGATAATGCTGTGACGATAAATGGTTTTAGTAAGGCTTATGCTATGACTGGTTTACGTGTTGGTTATTGTGCTTCTAGTCCTGAGATTATTGAGGAAATTCTTAAGGTTCATCAGTATAATGTTGCTTGTATTGATACTGCTACTCAGGTTGCCTGTAATACTGCTTTAACTGGTAGTCAGGATTGTGTGAGTGAGATGACAAGTGAGTTTAGAAGAAGAAGGGATCTTGTTGTTGGTAGTCTTAATGATATGGGTCTTGATTGTGTAATGCCTGATGGTGCTTTTTATGTGTTCTTCCATCATGATAATCCAGTTGATTTTGTTCAGAAGGCTGTAAAAGAAGATGTTATTATGGTTCCTGGTGGTGCTTTTGGTAGTATGGGTGAGGAATTTATTAGGTTGTCTTATGCTCAGAGTTATGAGAATCTTGAGGAGGCTATGAGAAGGTTGGAAAAAATTGTTTAA
- a CDS encoding radical SAM protein, whose protein sequence is MIEEYNTVIKNPRKVITRFASCYPNVYRVAMTSLGYQIIYDYLNAREDIYCERVIYPQTKSIETRSDLADFDIVGFTLQFEQDYFNMIDMLKRSNIPLESKNRRPNDPLVIAGGPCAASNPLPISKFIDLFVIGDAEMIIDDIIDVRSDTNNPREDIYDFLDIPGVYKPGEPVKIQQVKNMKDAWRPIYQIVTKTDNKKFVPAFGTDAFLMEVSRGCTRGCRFCMSGCMYRPRREVPLDILLDTAVKTRHATGHNKVALIGEAVSDYSKIEELCWNLYEDGFQIATPSLRVESVSDELLEIFKTSGMKTITIAPETTYKQRLKLNKPMTDKDIVSTIDRALDLKLKVKMYLLLGTPGETNDDVLELVNFLRAITSRGVRYNAITTSVNPLIPKPHTPLQFMGFDYDTLFDRFKKYSVRLRHRNKQENLKKATIQYVLTNSGVELNDLLKVGDKISFKDWYKLAYSINKAKLNDDYHVPWHEIDVGINEKFLVKEYEKVNDAIVTPWCESDGCYNCGSCN, encoded by the coding sequence ATGATTGAAGAATATAACACAGTAATTAAAAATCCTAGAAAAGTGATAACACGTTTTGCTTCATGTTATCCTAATGTTTATAGGGTTGCAATGACTTCGTTAGGTTATCAGATTATCTATGATTATCTTAATGCTCGTGAGGATATTTATTGTGAAAGAGTTATTTATCCACAAACCAAGAGTATTGAAACCAGAAGTGACCTTGCTGATTTTGATATTGTGGGATTTACTTTACAATTTGAACAGGACTATTTTAACATGATTGACATGTTAAAACGTAGCAATATTCCATTAGAAAGCAAGAACAGACGTCCAAACGACCCCTTAGTAATTGCCGGGGGCCCTTGTGCAGCATCCAATCCTCTTCCTATTTCCAAGTTTATTGACTTGTTTGTAATAGGTGATGCTGAGATGATTATTGATGATATCATTGATGTCAGGAGTGATACAAATAACCCCCGTGAAGACATTTATGATTTCCTGGACATACCTGGTGTTTATAAACCTGGTGAACCAGTGAAAATACAACAAGTTAAGAATATGAAGGATGCTTGGAGACCTATTTACCAGATTGTAACCAAAACTGATAATAAGAAGTTTGTTCCTGCATTTGGTACTGATGCATTCCTTATGGAAGTTTCACGAGGTTGTACCCGTGGATGTAGGTTTTGTATGAGTGGTTGTATGTACAGGCCCCGACGTGAAGTGCCACTAGATATTCTATTAGACACTGCTGTTAAAACTCGTCATGCAACTGGTCATAACAAGGTTGCACTTATTGGTGAGGCTGTTAGTGATTATAGTAAGATTGAGGAGTTATGTTGGAATTTATATGAGGATGGTTTTCAGATTGCTACTCCATCACTTCGTGTTGAATCTGTTAGTGATGAACTTTTAGAGATTTTTAAGACAAGTGGTATGAAAACTATTACCATTGCACCTGAAACCACTTATAAGCAACGTCTTAAGCTTAATAAGCCAATGACTGATAAGGATATTGTCAGTACTATTGACCGGGCTCTTGACTTGAAGTTAAAAGTGAAAATGTATCTTCTTTTAGGTACTCCCGGTGAAACCAATGATGACGTTTTAGAGTTAGTTAATTTTCTTAGAGCAATAACTAGTCGTGGTGTTCGTTATAATGCCATTACAACTAGTGTTAATCCTCTGATTCCTAAACCTCATACTCCTTTACAGTTTATGGGTTTTGATTATGATACCCTGTTTGATAGGTTTAAGAAGTACAGTGTTCGTCTAAGACATAGAAATAAACAAGAAAACTTGAAAAAAGCTACTATACAGTATGTTCTTACTAATAGTGGTGTTGAATTAAATGATTTGTTAAAAGTGGGAGATAAAATTTCATTTAAGGATTGGTACAAGCTTGCATATAGTATTAATAAAGCTAAGTTGAATGATGATTATCATGTTCCTTGGCATGAAATTGATGTTGGTATTAATGAAAAATTCCTGGTAAAAGAGTATGAAAAAGTAAATGATGCTATTGTAACTCCATGGTGTGAAAGTGATGGTTGTTATAATTGTGGAAGTTGTAATTAG
- a CDS encoding phosphopantetheine adenylyltransferase: MLNKKYKKIAVGGTFDKFHRGHEKLLGTAFELGDEVLIGVSSDVFASSKSHEIEPLDKRVCKIISFLEQFDNTYEIKEIFDSCGTADVDSDLDAIVVSEETEKSAEYINSLRYERNLELLDIIVIEWIMADDGTPISSTRIRKGEINKKGKLL; this comes from the coding sequence ATTTTGAATAAAAAGTATAAAAAGATAGCAGTTGGTGGAACTTTTGATAAGTTCCATAGGGGTCATGAAAAACTACTTGGTACTGCTTTTGAATTGGGTGATGAAGTTTTAATTGGGGTTTCTTCTGATGTTTTTGCAAGTAGTAAAAGTCATGAAATTGAACCATTGGATAAGAGGGTTTGTAAAATTATTTCCTTCTTGGAACAATTTGATAATACTTATGAAATAAAGGAGATTTTTGATTCTTGCGGTACTGCTGATGTTGACTCTGATCTTGATGCTATTGTTGTCAGTGAAGAAACTGAAAAGTCTGCTGAGTATATTAATAGTTTACGTTATGAACGTAATCTTGAATTACTGGATATTATTGTTATTGAATGGATAATGGCTGATGATGGGACTCCTATTTCTTCTACACGTATACGTAAGGGGGAGATAAATAAGAAAGGTAAGTTATTATAA
- a CDS encoding glycosyltransferase family 2 protein — protein MVEISVIMYVYNNQIFLNESLDSIINQTLDDIEIICIDDASSDASLEILSEYQQKYDNLKIDSYEHIGLADALNSTLDKINGKYVYITNPGCILSEDALKILFEKSEENISQVTVSNKKILDETGHIEEEKAFNKVGGQVFNYESIDDLTKMDVSIENKLFNTNFIKENNIKFMNDDVKSFVYNSIFQSERISYIKKALFTIKQYYQKLNKINDNQLFNTIPIQNNIIDIFRQFNKLETNNNKLYDNKMWTTLDALNKISPDYKENYYNAIREDLKQILLDDNFCNEFLDNISLHYRKFFEMIIISETYYEYELLKKTYYKMNDYYGLLIDRNYYRNVQEKKKEMES, from the coding sequence ATGGTAGAAATTTCTGTAATAATGTATGTTTACAATAATCAAATCTTCTTAAATGAATCATTGGATAGCATAATAAATCAAACATTGGATGACATTGAAATAATATGTATTGATGATGCATCAAGTGATGCTTCACTAGAAATACTCAGTGAATATCAGCAAAAATATGATAATTTAAAAATAGATTCCTATGAACATATTGGATTAGCTGATGCTTTAAACAGTACCTTAGATAAAATAAATGGAAAATATGTTTATATAACAAATCCGGGATGTATACTTAGTGAGGATGCTTTAAAAATATTATTTGAAAAATCTGAAGAAAATATTTCACAAGTAACAGTATCTAACAAGAAAATTTTAGATGAAACCGGTCATATTGAAGAAGAAAAAGCATTCAATAAAGTAGGTGGGCAGGTATTCAACTATGAATCTATTGATGATTTAACAAAAATGGATGTTTCAATAGAAAATAAATTATTCAATACCAATTTTATTAAAGAAAATAATATTAAGTTTATGAATGATGATGTTAAATCATTTGTATATAATTCCATATTCCAGTCTGAAAGAATTTCATACATTAAAAAAGCATTATTCACAATTAAACAGTATTATCAAAAATTAAATAAAATTAATGATAATCAGCTATTTAACACAATACCTATACAGAATAACATTATAGATATATTCAGGCAATTCAATAAATTGGAAACTAATAATAATAAATTATATGATAATAAAATGTGGACAACCCTGGATGCATTGAATAAAATTTCTCCAGACTATAAAGAGAATTATTATAATGCTATTCGTGAAGATTTAAAACAAATATTATTAGATGATAATTTTTGCAACGAATTCTTGGATAATATATCATTACATTATAGGAAATTCTTTGAAATGATTATAATCTCAGAGACTTACTATGAATATGAGTTATTGAAGAAAACATACTATAAAATGAATGATTACTATGGATTATTAATTGATAGAAATTATTATAGGAATGTTCAAGAAAAGAAAAAAGAGATGGAATCATAA
- a CDS encoding glycosyltransferase, whose protein sequence is MNTSPIISVIMPSLNVEDYMQQCLKSVLNQSLTDIEVICIDAGSTDKTVDIIKECQKDDDRIKFLTSDKKSYGYQVNMGLKEAKGKYISIIETDDYISSNMFETLYSLSEDDTVDIIKSNFFYLNDYDKNDVQIKIDVAKRNLVNNGVFTLKEEPLIVEGHPSIWAGIYRRNFLIDNNINFLEVPKGGWVDNPFFYETAIKAEKIRYINDAFYYYRITNPNSSTNDFGDNKLPMQRILDIYDVFERCGEDDLNVVLMFYIRIFRYIEIILENTDGGLDSLDYDTCSIIQKVLSKVDESLVKEYMNKNFKALYYKFMSPLVLLKFNT, encoded by the coding sequence ATGAATACATCACCAATAATTTCTGTAATAATGCCGTCATTAAATGTTGAAGATTATATGCAGCAGTGTTTAAAAAGTGTTCTTAATCAATCATTAACTGATATTGAAGTGATTTGTATAGATGCAGGATCCACAGACAAAACAGTAGATATAATAAAGGAATGTCAAAAAGATGATGATAGGATAAAGTTTTTAACTTCTGATAAGAAAAGTTACGGATACCAAGTAAACATGGGACTTAAGGAAGCCAAGGGAAAATATATTAGTATTATTGAAACTGATGATTATATCAGCAGTAACATGTTTGAAACATTGTATTCTCTTTCAGAAGATGATACTGTCGACATTATTAAAAGTAATTTCTTCTATCTGAATGATTATGATAAAAATGATGTGCAAATAAAAATTGATGTTGCTAAAAGAAATCTTGTTAATAATGGTGTATTTACTTTAAAAGAAGAACCATTAATAGTGGAGGGCCATCCATCAATTTGGGCAGGTATTTATCGTAGGAACTTCTTAATTGATAATAATATTAACTTCCTGGAAGTTCCTAAGGGTGGCTGGGTTGATAATCCATTTTTCTATGAAACTGCTATTAAGGCTGAAAAAATACGTTATATTAATGATGCATTTTATTATTATAGGATAACTAATCCTAACTCTTCTACTAATGATTTTGGTGATAATAAATTACCAATGCAGAGAATTCTGGATATTTATGATGTTTTTGAACGATGTGGTGAGGATGATTTAAATGTTGTTTTAATGTTTTATATTCGTATTTTCAGGTATATAGAAATTATATTGGAGAATACTGATGGTGGTTTGGATAGTTTAGATTATGATACTTGTTCTATTATTCAAAAAGTATTATCTAAGGTGGATGAATCATTAGTTAAAGAATATATGAATAAGAATTTTAAGGCATTGTATTATAAGTTTATGTCACCTCTCGTGTTACTAAAATTTAACACTTAA
- the nth gene encoding endonuclease III: MDENMKGNFSTDEIKFIVDELESIFERRTFEDQTPYQVLIRTILSQRTRDENTDKATESLFKVYPTMEEVAEAPVEEIAQLVRQAGFYNVKAARIKEVSNILLDEYGGIVPDNIKELMKLPGVGRKTANCVLVFGFQKDAIPVDVHVHRISNRLGLVHTKEPEETEDVLREIVPQEYWLPINDLMVQFGQNICKPINPQHMECPFTDLCELYNTELE; encoded by the coding sequence ATGGACGAAAATATGAAAGGAAACTTCTCAACAGATGAAATAAAATTCATAGTTGACGAACTAGAATCAATATTTGAAAGAAGAACATTCGAAGACCAAACACCTTACCAGGTACTTATAAGAACAATACTATCCCAACGAACAAGGGACGAAAACACTGACAAAGCAACAGAAAGCCTATTTAAGGTATATCCCACGATGGAAGAAGTAGCAGAAGCACCAGTAGAAGAAATAGCACAACTAGTACGACAGGCAGGATTCTATAATGTGAAAGCAGCAAGAATAAAAGAAGTGTCAAACATACTACTCGATGAATATGGGGGAATCGTTCCGGATAATATTAAGGAACTAATGAAATTACCTGGTGTTGGCAGAAAAACTGCAAACTGCGTACTAGTATTTGGCTTCCAAAAGGATGCAATACCTGTAGATGTGCATGTTCACAGGATATCCAACCGTTTAGGACTTGTTCATACAAAAGAACCCGAGGAAACCGAAGATGTTCTACGTGAAATAGTGCCCCAGGAGTACTGGTTACCCATTAATGATTTAATGGTTCAGTTTGGTCAAAACATATGTAAACCAATCAACCCACAACACATGGAATGCCCATTCACAGACTTATGTGAATTATACAATACAGAACTTGAATAA
- a CDS encoding class III signal peptide-containing protein: MNIINIIKDEKGQGAAEYILLFGGVIIIALVALQIYSNYFSNGETFNAKDDAEQIRQNLTKT; this comes from the coding sequence GTGAACATAATAAACATCATAAAAGACGAAAAAGGACAAGGAGCAGCAGAATACATACTACTCTTCGGAGGAGTGATAATAATAGCATTAGTAGCACTACAAATATATTCAAACTACTTCTCAAACGGAGAAACATTCAATGCCAAAGATGATGCCGAACAAATAAGACAAAACCTAACAAAAACCTAG
- a CDS encoding class III signal peptide-containing protein yields the protein MKIKLDSKGQVSAELILILSIMSMIVLITAYYTTNTLHEITNQTKEVIITGRDNILNKL from the coding sequence ATGAAAATAAAACTAGATAGCAAAGGACAAGTAAGTGCAGAACTAATATTAATTCTTTCAATAATGAGCATGATAGTACTGATAACAGCATACTACACAACAAATACACTCCATGAGATAACAAACCAGACAAAAGAAGTAATAATAACCGGAAGAGATAATATACTTAACAAATTATAA
- a CDS encoding DUF6270 domain-containing protein, producing MSNNSENNIKKEMLTEYEEQLDLIFNNFKDKTIDQERFKNSLHWLKQVWKYSRIDIKNRGNASNDIKFFERDIRYDKDLSIEAPDWFQNENGKGVKIEFKGRKKHLHFQCKNDGHLEIAVRGFDYRNIHDERKPVYINCITLILNGKSFISKDMLIDHDNPFLFSKRCHNLERINVEIETKTIYYYYPELDNFFNTDDVNILTKDCEETKKFIDTQKTALNNNSNIINFNVTNKEEKAETTKTNIAIFGSCVSVDPFRTCYNNYKKDFNKMYEHQRSTIISLMNPKISYAEEDIKYLINAPDKLFIDSDIRRDFEKEIFKHLDNIDYLVINMVHDIRWGVFAFEDTYITRSDYIYKTKFYENNQSKLRPITIFDNEHEYFELWKDNCDKFFEYLSKNYPKLKVILQKIELKDQYIKYDGTYGYRQDFHEQAQKLNPYFKKLEQYIEDNHDTIVIPFPSDTSLDEGNIWGLYSTHYSRSYYENVFNKIKIHVLEDKLHDSNK from the coding sequence TTGTCAAACAATTCTGAAAACAATATAAAAAAAGAAATGTTAACTGAATACGAAGAACAGTTAGACTTAATATTCAATAATTTTAAGGATAAAACGATTGATCAGGAACGCTTCAAAAACAGTTTGCATTGGTTAAAACAAGTTTGGAAATATTCACGTATAGATATAAAAAATAGGGGCAATGCTTCAAATGATATTAAATTCTTTGAAAGAGATATAAGGTATGATAAGGATTTATCAATAGAAGCTCCAGACTGGTTCCAAAATGAAAATGGTAAAGGAGTAAAAATAGAATTTAAAGGTAGAAAAAAACATTTACACTTCCAATGTAAAAATGATGGCCATTTGGAAATAGCAGTCAGGGGATTTGATTACAGAAACATACATGATGAAAGAAAACCGGTATACATAAATTGTATAACTCTCATATTAAATGGTAAAAGTTTCATCTCTAAGGATATGTTAATAGATCATGATAATCCATTCTTATTCTCAAAGAGATGCCATAATCTTGAAAGAATAAATGTAGAAATAGAAACAAAAACTATTTACTATTATTATCCAGAATTGGATAACTTCTTTAATACGGATGATGTCAACATATTAACTAAAGATTGTGAAGAAACCAAAAAATTTATTGACACACAAAAAACAGCATTAAACAACAACAGTAACATAATAAATTTTAATGTCACAAACAAAGAAGAAAAAGCAGAAACCACGAAAACTAATATCGCAATATTTGGTTCATGTGTTAGTGTTGATCCATTCAGAACCTGTTATAACAATTATAAAAAAGATTTTAACAAGATGTATGAACATCAGAGAAGCACAATAATCAGTTTAATGAACCCAAAAATAAGTTATGCAGAAGAGGATATTAAGTACTTAATCAATGCTCCGGATAAACTATTCATAGATTCTGATATAAGAAGAGATTTTGAAAAAGAAATATTCAAACACCTTGATAACATAGATTATCTTGTAATCAATATGGTTCATGACATCCGGTGGGGAGTATTTGCATTTGAAGATACATATATTACGAGAAGTGACTATATCTATAAAACAAAATTCTATGAAAACAACCAATCAAAGCTACGACCTATCACCATATTTGATAATGAACATGAATACTTTGAATTATGGAAAGACAATTGTGACAAATTCTTCGAATACTTATCCAAAAACTATCCGAAACTAAAAGTAATCCTACAAAAAATAGAACTAAAAGATCAGTACATAAAATATGATGGAACTTATGGATATAGACAGGATTTCCATGAACAAGCACAAAAATTAAACCCTTATTTCAAAAAGTTAGAACAGTACATTGAAGATAATCATGATACAATAGTAATACCATTCCCATCAGATACATCGTTAGATGAAGGAAATATTTGGGGATTATATTCCACTCATTATTCTAGAAGTTATTATGAGAATGTTTTCAATAAAATTAAGATTCATGTTTTAGAAGATAAATTACATGATTCTAATAAATAA
- a CDS encoding glycosyltransferase family 2 protein, whose translation MVGISIIMPVYDVSNYLQNAINSIENQTFEDVEVICVNDGSTDNSLEVLNKIKKDYDKLVIVNQENAGPGIARNTGIDYATGEYIAFLDSDDIFLDEDALEKMYNSAKENNADLVCGNLKWINQDYTVDKYYDYVNTKYAYAFKEEEKTTQEYGIPFAFYKNIFKKEFLNQYNIRFPNMRAGEDPIFMANVLTNTDKCYMVPVDLYGYNHSIGGGVNEKIDSYEKKYSYIIHFKEIFDIFKKNNFNSALSLYKNEFIRYYLIYSDNMQDPEIIEIIRSNFNNYEDYFNKEDFGYFIMDYIVNEDMGASSDEYNLIKKCLFEEACLNNNFIELDELKEYVKLMDEDKYSSDKNNLAKSSYHELNTIKTVTDKNIDSVTEELQGLKDELTSQYYDNNAEFLRKYYESRFDIKNVGEEDNDVTLLECDDVMCIPSKPSWFTDEEGKGMVLNSIKGDINFTFQCVNDGLLRINFKGLDYRDKKDNRIPIFIDFSEVIVDGVNYVNRSRVAWHDNPIVVEKEVRDGQTVNVRAKWSPLNYSSNLELFSNYDELSYLVSEGRMDIKNFGSKDNNVKILNQDELECEITQPEWFVDEEGKGLIIESNEGKINLQVECEGDGDFLIEFRSIDYRDDQDNRIPVLIKYNSIIVDGETILDKERVSWHDDPILFEQKVKDGQVLNIEAKWSLFNDKYYEVEELLDLKYRLYYENMELRKFRDTVINSTSWKITSPLRLLKRIIR comes from the coding sequence ATGGTAGGAATATCAATAATAATGCCAGTTTATGATGTATCTAATTATTTACAAAACGCTATCAACAGTATTGAAAATCAAACATTTGAAGATGTAGAAGTAATATGTGTAAATGATGGATCAACAGATAATTCTCTAGAAGTATTAAATAAAATAAAAAAAGATTATGATAAACTAGTAATAGTAAACCAGGAAAATGCGGGTCCGGGAATAGCAAGAAACACTGGAATAGACTATGCTACTGGGGAATACATAGCATTTTTGGATTCTGATGACATCTTTCTTGACGAAGATGCATTAGAAAAAATGTACAATTCCGCTAAGGAAAACAATGCCGACCTGGTCTGTGGAAATCTTAAATGGATAAACCAAGATTACACCGTAGACAAGTACTATGATTATGTGAACACAAAATATGCATATGCATTTAAAGAAGAAGAAAAAACTACACAGGAATATGGTATTCCTTTCGCATTCTATAAAAACATTTTTAAAAAAGAATTTTTAAATCAATATAATATTCGTTTTCCTAACATGCGTGCAGGTGAAGACCCTATATTCATGGCTAATGTATTAACCAACACAGATAAATGTTATATGGTGCCTGTAGACTTGTATGGATATAATCATTCCATTGGTGGAGGAGTTAACGAGAAAATTGACTCATATGAAAAAAAATATTCTTATATCATTCATTTCAAGGAAATTTTTGACATATTTAAGAAAAACAATTTTAACTCAGCACTGTCATTATACAAGAACGAATTCATCCGTTATTATCTAATTTACTCTGATAATATGCAGGACCCTGAAATCATTGAAATAATAAGAAGTAACTTCAATAATTATGAAGATTACTTTAATAAGGAAGATTTCGGATACTTTATAATGGATTATATTGTTAATGAAGATATGGGTGCATCCTCTGATGAGTATAATTTAATCAAGAAATGTTTATTTGAAGAGGCATGCCTAAACAATAACTTCATTGAATTAGATGAACTGAAAGAATATGTTAAACTAATGGATGAGGACAAATATTCTTCTGATAAAAATAATCTGGCTAAATCTTCATATCATGAATTAAACACAATTAAAACAGTAACAGATAAGAATATTGACAGTGTAACTGAAGAATTACAAGGCTTAAAGGATGAATTAACTTCACAATACTATGATAATAATGCTGAATTCCTTAGAAAATACTATGAATCAAGATTTGACATTAAAAATGTTGGAGAAGAAGATAATGACGTTACTTTACTTGAATGTGATGATGTTATGTGTATTCCATCCAAGCCATCATGGTTTACTGATGAGGAAGGAAAAGGTATGGTATTAAATAGTATTAAAGGTGACATAAACTTTACTTTCCAGTGTGTAAATGATGGTCTTCTAAGAATTAACTTTAAAGGATTAGATTATAGGGATAAAAAAGACAACCGTATTCCAATATTCATAGATTTCTCTGAAGTAATAGTTGATGGGGTTAATTATGTGAATAGAAGTAGGGTAGCATGGCATGATAATCCAATCGTTGTCGAGAAAGAAGTGCGGGATGGTCAAACTGTTAATGTACGTGCAAAATGGTCTCCATTAAATTATAGTAGTAACTTAGAATTGTTCAGTAACTATGATGAATTATCCTATCTTGTTTCAGAGGGCAGAATGGATATCAAGAACTTTGGAAGCAAGGATAATAATGTTAAAATATTGAATCAGGATGAGCTGGAATGTGAAATTACCCAACCTGAATGGTTTGTTGATGAAGAAGGTAAAGGATTAATAATAGAATCTAATGAGGGAAAAATTAACTTACAAGTTGAATGTGAGGGTGATGGTGATTTCCTCATAGAATTCCGTAGTATCGATTATAGGGATGATCAAGATAATAGGATTCCAGTTTTAATCAAGTATAATAGTATTATAGTTGATGGTGAAACGATATTGGATAAGGAAAGAGTGTCATGGCATGATGATCCTATACTTTTTGAGCAAAAAGTTAAAGATGGGCAGGTGCTGAATATTGAAGCAAAATGGTCCTTATTTAATGATAAGTATTATGAAGTCGAAGAGTTACTTGACTTAAAATATAGATTATATTATGAAAATATGGAATTAAGAAAGTTCAGAGACACAGTTATTAACTCAACTTCTTGGAAAATAACAAGTCCTTTACGTTTACTTAAAAGGATAATACGATAA